A genomic segment from Actinomadura hallensis encodes:
- a CDS encoding sporulation protein: MSYGQMAGGGPSVETILSEPNCKPGGVVAGKVHLRGGAQPVEIRHVTLALMPRMQNGHGGETAGPEVYRGALTRGFRLDAGQPRDLSFSIPLPYELPFTTVLGHELPGFTIGLCTEVDVVGEPDPGDIDPISVEPLESQQWVLAAIARLGFQISTVTFESSKLRGVAQQLPFHQEMHLNPPSSYQGRIGKVGLSFVASPRTMAFVLRAEDRETPSDESFGVFQVPHAEAGDTDWNAKITEWLEKAVALPRSSRSGGHGGPPPPGGTPPGGQAPLPPPGGASAFPPPPPPPPGGSHGQQPAAASHGDCGRPGGSPFPPPAPAPGQMPGHGQMPGPSQMPGHGHAPGPMQTPPPPGYPQSPPPPPGGAPGQGPGRPSFPPPPPGGAPAHAPMPGHGGPPPPPGSVPPPPPGGAPGGPPPYPPPAQTGPPPPHYPPPHGRPGAPPAHYHHGPPGRYGRRGHGGAAAAGLIGGAAAAGIAGGMAMGAAGEAAGYVQNAAGYVTGAPVDAFGNAVAGYAGQVAGDIAGDMVADAAGEVVGEVAGEIAGGAAEVLGGLLGGLFG, from the coding sequence TTGTCCTACGGGCAGATGGCGGGCGGCGGGCCGTCCGTCGAGACGATCCTGTCGGAGCCGAACTGCAAGCCCGGCGGGGTCGTGGCGGGGAAGGTGCATCTGCGCGGCGGCGCGCAGCCCGTGGAGATCCGGCACGTGACGCTGGCGCTCATGCCGCGCATGCAGAACGGCCACGGCGGCGAGACCGCCGGGCCGGAGGTGTACCGGGGCGCCCTCACCCGGGGGTTCCGGCTCGACGCCGGGCAGCCGCGCGACCTCTCGTTCTCCATCCCGCTGCCGTACGAGCTGCCGTTCACCACGGTGCTCGGCCATGAGCTGCCCGGGTTCACCATCGGGCTGTGCACCGAGGTCGACGTGGTCGGGGAGCCCGACCCCGGCGACATCGACCCGATCTCCGTCGAGCCGCTGGAGTCCCAGCAGTGGGTGCTCGCCGCGATCGCGCGGCTCGGCTTCCAGATCTCGACCGTGACGTTCGAGTCGTCCAAGCTGCGGGGCGTCGCGCAGCAGCTGCCGTTCCACCAGGAGATGCACCTCAACCCGCCGTCGTCGTACCAAGGGCGGATCGGCAAGGTCGGGCTGAGCTTCGTCGCCAGCCCGCGCACCATGGCGTTCGTGCTGCGCGCCGAGGACCGCGAGACCCCGTCGGACGAGTCGTTCGGCGTCTTCCAGGTTCCGCACGCCGAGGCCGGCGACACCGACTGGAACGCCAAGATCACCGAATGGCTGGAGAAGGCCGTCGCGCTGCCCCGCTCGTCCCGGTCCGGCGGCCACGGCGGCCCTCCGCCGCCCGGCGGTACGCCGCCGGGCGGGCAGGCGCCGCTGCCGCCTCCCGGCGGGGCCTCGGCCTTCCCGCCCCCGCCGCCTCCGCCGCCCGGCGGGTCGCACGGTCAGCAGCCCGCCGCCGCGTCGCACGGCGACTGCGGGCGCCCCGGCGGCTCCCCGTTCCCGCCGCCCGCGCCCGCCCCCGGCCAGATGCCCGGTCACGGCCAGATGCCCGGCCCGAGCCAGATGCCCGGCCACGGCCATGCTCCCGGTCCCATGCAGACGCCTCCGCCGCCGGGGTACCCGCAGAGCCCTCCCCCGCCGCCCGGCGGCGCCCCCGGCCAGGGCCCGGGCCGGCCGTCGTTCCCGCCGCCGCCTCCGGGCGGCGCGCCCGCGCACGCGCCCATGCCCGGCCACGGCGGTCCCCCGCCGCCGCCCGGCTCGGTGCCGCCGCCCCCACCGGGAGGGGCGCCGGGAGGCCCTCCGCCGTACCCGCCGCCGGCCCAGACCGGCCCGCCTCCCCCGCACTACCCGCCGCCGCACGGGCGGCCGGGTGCGCCTCCGGCGCACTACCACCACGGCCCGCCCGGCCGCTACGGGCGCCGCGGCCACGGCGGCGCCGCCGCGGCCGGCCTCATCGGCGGGGCCGCGGCCGCCGGGATCGCCGGAGGGATGGCGATGGGAGCGGCGGGCGAGGCCGCCGGATACGTGCAGAACGCGGCCGGGTACGTCACGGGCGCGCCCGTGGACGCCTTCGGCAACGCGGTCGCCGGGTACGCGGGCCAGGTCGCGGGCGACATCGCGGGCGACATGGTCGCCGACGCCGCCGGCGAGGTGGTGGGCGAGGTCGCCGGAGAGATCGCGGGCGGCGCCGCCGAGGTGCTCGGCGGACTCCTCGGCGGCCTGTTCGGCTGA